One Epidermidibacterium keratini DNA segment encodes these proteins:
- a CDS encoding ABC transporter permease, whose protein sequence is MPIPGWAVLIGHAAASLVRNLISTVIVGIVAVLLGYRAAGGLGGVLGAAGVVALWITAITAIFTVVGLFAKTPQAASGYGFIFLFLPYLSSAFVPIATMPSWLKPIATFQPCTPVIESIRALLNGHPQGADLLLAFAWCGGFVAVATLLCIWAFPRRISH, encoded by the coding sequence ATGCCGATTCCGGGATGGGCAGTGCTTATCGGCCACGCCGCAGCAAGTCTCGTGCGCAACCTGATCTCGACTGTGATCGTGGGCATCGTCGCCGTACTGCTTGGTTATCGCGCAGCCGGTGGTTTGGGGGGAGTGCTTGGGGCTGCCGGGGTCGTAGCGCTGTGGATCACGGCTATCACTGCGATCTTTACAGTCGTGGGGCTCTTCGCAAAGACTCCGCAGGCGGCTAGCGGTTACGGCTTCATCTTCCTGTTCTTGCCGTATCTGTCAAGCGCGTTTGTACCGATTGCGACGATGCCCTCGTGGCTGAAACCGATCGCAACCTTTCAGCCGTGTACGCCGGTGATCGAGTCGATTCGCGCACTGCTCAACGGACACCCGCAGGGTGCTGACCTACTCCTCGCGTTCGCCTGGTGCGGTGGTTTTGTCGCGGTCGCGACGTTGCTGTGCATCTGGGCGTTTCCGCGACGTATATCGCATTAG
- a CDS encoding acyl-CoA dehydrogenase family protein — protein sequence MDTQFFTDPRLAELHGAASATAKSLFSDRDLSVPMTRAELLSAYRSLASTGYLGGVIDRSRGGAGLSFEEYGAVLEGVSEIAPFLSNHSVQRSLVVAGTEQQRDRWLGPLLSAETIGAVLITEPHGGTHVADVRTTLTPDGDDYRLTGQKIWCVHTMTADVGVVLAAGPDGSAVRCLADLNHETVRRQQIDMTGLRYLTFGLIEFRDTPVAAGDLLIGQGTDEVKRTLAVARALVAVQAASVGQRAVYAAVKHLSTRNARGRAVTGLDLIRERVGELSSRVEASRAFAYHALKAIDRDDASAPALASAAKANATDAAVAAATAGIELCAAEGLVAGAEIQRHRDDAAMLAIADGTPIVNHTLWGKYVIEQSLLRRP from the coding sequence ATGGACACGCAGTTCTTCACCGACCCGAGGCTGGCCGAGCTGCACGGTGCGGCGTCGGCGACCGCCAAGTCGCTGTTCAGCGACCGCGATCTGAGTGTGCCGATGACCCGCGCCGAGCTGCTCTCGGCGTACCGCTCGCTCGCCTCGACCGGCTACCTTGGTGGCGTCATCGACCGATCGCGAGGCGGCGCCGGCCTGAGCTTCGAGGAGTACGGCGCGGTCCTTGAGGGCGTCTCGGAGATCGCGCCGTTCTTGTCCAACCACAGCGTGCAGCGCTCGCTTGTCGTCGCAGGGACGGAGCAGCAGCGTGATCGCTGGCTCGGACCACTGCTGTCGGCAGAGACGATCGGCGCCGTACTCATCACCGAGCCGCACGGCGGCACGCACGTGGCCGACGTGCGCACCACCCTCACGCCGGACGGTGATGACTACCGGCTGACCGGCCAGAAGATCTGGTGCGTGCACACGATGACTGCCGATGTGGGCGTCGTACTCGCCGCTGGTCCCGACGGCAGCGCGGTGCGGTGCCTGGCCGACCTCAACCATGAGACCGTACGTCGCCAGCAGATCGACATGACGGGACTGCGTTACCTCACGTTCGGTCTGATCGAGTTTCGCGACACTCCAGTCGCCGCAGGCGATTTGCTTATCGGACAGGGCACTGACGAGGTCAAGCGCACTCTCGCGGTAGCGCGCGCGCTCGTCGCGGTTCAGGCCGCGTCGGTCGGCCAGCGGGCGGTCTATGCCGCGGTCAAGCACCTCTCCACCCGCAACGCGCGCGGGCGCGCGGTCACCGGGCTCGACCTGATCCGCGAGCGGGTCGGCGAGCTGTCGTCGCGGGTGGAGGCATCGCGCGCCTTTGCCTACCACGCTCTGAAGGCGATCGACCGGGACGATGCGAGTGCTCCGGCGCTGGCGTCGGCAGCCAAAGCCAACGCAACCGACGCCGCGGTGGCCGCGGCGACCGCCGGGATCGAGCTGTGCGCCGCCGAAGGTCTAGTGGCTGGTGCGGAGATCCAGCGTCACCGCGACGACGCCGCGATGCTCGCGATTGCCGACGGCACCCCGATCGTCAACCACACGCTATGGGGCAAGTACGTGATCGAGCAGTCCTTGCTCCGCCGCCCCTAA
- a CDS encoding PDR/VanB family oxidoreductase, producing the protein MTQSTHSTPATLAPASQTELALSVLSKQTESDGVVSLLLGHPDGRRLPDWTPGSHIDLMLPSGLTRQYSLCGDRQDPSTYRVAVLRERDGRGGSAYVHEHLREGEQVRVGGPRNNFNLVPAQRYLFIAGGIGITPIVAMIEAAERLGAQWSLLYGGRTRDSLAFADELIAKYGDRVRLHPQDELGLLPIADYVGEPAPGTVVYCCGPAPLLSAVAEHTVNWPTGTVRTEKFVASTPNAPVRNDPFEVVLARSGTSVTVGPERSVLDAVRDAGAPILSSCEQGLCGTCETGVLEGTPDHRDSLLDDDERQRGDCMFICVSRSCGDRLVLDL; encoded by the coding sequence ATGACCCAGTCGACCCACAGCACGCCCGCAACGCTCGCCCCCGCATCGCAGACCGAGCTCGCGTTGAGCGTGCTGAGCAAGCAGACCGAGTCCGATGGAGTAGTCAGCCTGCTGCTCGGACACCCAGACGGGCGACGGCTACCGGACTGGACGCCGGGCTCGCATATCGACCTCATGCTGCCGAGCGGCCTGACGCGCCAGTACTCGCTGTGCGGTGACCGGCAGGACCCCTCGACCTACCGCGTTGCCGTCCTGCGCGAGCGCGATGGCCGCGGCGGATCGGCGTACGTCCACGAGCACCTCCGCGAGGGCGAGCAGGTCCGCGTCGGCGGGCCCCGTAACAACTTCAACCTCGTGCCGGCACAGCGATACCTCTTTATCGCCGGCGGAATCGGCATCACGCCCATCGTCGCGATGATCGAGGCGGCCGAGCGCCTGGGTGCGCAATGGAGTCTGCTCTACGGCGGTCGCACCCGCGACTCCCTCGCGTTCGCCGACGAGCTGATCGCCAAGTACGGCGACCGCGTGCGACTGCATCCGCAAGACGAGCTCGGGCTGCTGCCGATCGCCGACTACGTTGGCGAGCCCGCCCCTGGCACGGTCGTCTACTGCTGCGGGCCTGCGCCGCTGCTCTCGGCTGTCGCGGAGCACACGGTGAACTGGCCAACGGGCACCGTCCGGACCGAGAAGTTCGTGGCGAGTACGCCGAACGCACCGGTGCGCAACGATCCGTTCGAGGTCGTCCTCGCGCGGTCCGGGACAAGCGTCACGGTCGGCCCGGAACGGTCCGTGCTCGACGCTGTCCGCGATGCCGGCGCGCCGATTCTCTCCTCGTGCGAGCAAGGCCTGTGCGGCACCTGCGAGACCGGCGTACTCGAGGGCACCCCGGACCATCGCGACTCGCTGCTGGATGACGACGAACGCCAGCGCGGCGACTGCATGTTCATCTGCGTCTCGCGCTCGTGCGGCGACCGGCTCGTCCTCGACCTCTAA
- a CDS encoding cytochrome P450, with amino-acid sequence MTAHPDTAARHDVPQLDDDPFGPQLLEDPHDFHARLRDSGPVVHLPKYDVYALGRYAEVRAALSDWQRFISSAGVGLTNFRTETPWRPPSLLLEADPPHHDAPRAVLTNVLSMRALRRLREQWFADAEVLADEVLQRGGEIDAVSELAEVFPLRVFPDAVGLQKEGRENLLPYGSFAFNAFGPRNALVEAGEATIGAVSAWIGEQCARDRLAEGGFGAQIWAAADRGDITHEQAPLMVRSLLTAGVDTTVNGISAVLYSLASHPEQYELLREHPALIRVAFDEAVRFESPVQTFFRLADDDVPIGGTVIEAGSKILMFLGSANRDPQRWDDPDRFDLRRDPSGHVGFGFGLHQCAGQHVARLEAEALLTALVQRVRRIELTGTPRRKHNNTLRAWDSLPMRFLPA; translated from the coding sequence ATGACTGCTCACCCAGATACCGCAGCTCGTCACGACGTCCCGCAGCTCGACGACGACCCGTTTGGTCCGCAGCTGCTGGAGGATCCACACGACTTCCATGCGCGGTTGCGCGACAGCGGGCCGGTCGTCCACCTGCCCAAGTACGACGTCTATGCCCTTGGCAGGTACGCCGAGGTGCGGGCCGCGCTGAGTGACTGGCAGCGGTTCATCTCCAGCGCGGGAGTGGGCTTGACCAACTTCCGCACCGAGACTCCGTGGCGGCCACCGAGTCTGCTGCTGGAAGCCGACCCACCGCATCACGATGCCCCCCGCGCCGTGCTCACCAACGTCCTGTCGATGCGAGCGTTGCGGCGGCTTCGCGAGCAGTGGTTCGCCGATGCCGAGGTACTCGCCGACGAGGTGCTGCAGCGCGGCGGTGAGATCGACGCGGTCAGCGAGCTGGCCGAGGTGTTCCCGCTTCGCGTCTTCCCCGATGCCGTCGGGCTGCAAAAGGAGGGCCGCGAAAACCTGCTGCCTTACGGCTCGTTCGCCTTCAACGCCTTCGGACCGCGCAACGCGCTGGTCGAGGCCGGCGAGGCCACCATCGGTGCGGTCTCGGCATGGATCGGTGAGCAGTGCGCGCGAGATCGCCTGGCAGAGGGTGGGTTTGGCGCGCAGATCTGGGCAGCGGCCGACCGCGGCGACATCACCCACGAGCAAGCGCCGCTGATGGTGCGCTCGCTGCTGACCGCCGGCGTCGACACCACGGTCAACGGCATCTCGGCGGTGCTCTACTCGCTGGCCAGTCACCCAGAGCAATACGAGCTGTTGCGCGAGCATCCCGCACTGATCCGGGTCGCCTTCGACGAGGCGGTGCGCTTCGAGTCCCCGGTGCAGACGTTCTTCCGGCTCGCCGATGACGACGTACCGATCGGCGGCACGGTCATCGAGGCCGGCAGCAAGATCCTGATGTTCCTCGGCTCGGCCAACCGCGACCCGCAGCGCTGGGACGACCCTGACCGCTTCGACCTGCGGCGTGACCCGAGCGGGCACGTCGGCTTCGGGTTCGGGCTCCACCAGTGCGCGGGTCAGCACGTGGCCCGCTTGGAAGCCGAGGCGCTGCTCACCGCGCTGGTGCAGCGAGTGCGCCGCATCGAGCTGACCGGTACGCCGCGGCGCAAGCACAACAACACCCTGCGCGCGTGGGACAGCCTGCCCATGCGGTTCCTGCCGGCATGA
- a CDS encoding IclR family transcriptional regulator, with protein MTGRRPAERAGEPAAGEPLLRRFVRIFEAFTEKDTVLSVSEIARRSGLHLATASRLIGQLVDEGLLARDGDGGVQIGLRIWELAARAQPALSLRDAALPFMQVLHAGIAQHTQLGVLDGNEVVFLERLSSPGATVNFTRVATRLPLTLSSSGLVLLAHGGSELLAQVLAQPLPARTAHSIADPQKLRSFLDNVRREGYAFCPGFLHEDTTGMAAPLRNRAGHVVGALSIVVPNDHRARSALRPLLESAHQASAVLSASPARPRPNQEQS; from the coding sequence ATGACCGGCAGACGGCCCGCTGAGCGCGCGGGTGAGCCCGCCGCCGGTGAGCCGTTACTGCGCAGGTTCGTGCGGATCTTCGAGGCGTTCACCGAGAAGGACACGGTGCTGAGCGTCTCGGAGATTGCCCGCCGCTCTGGGTTGCACCTCGCGACGGCATCCCGGCTCATCGGTCAGCTCGTCGACGAGGGCCTGCTGGCTCGTGATGGCGACGGCGGCGTCCAGATCGGACTGCGGATCTGGGAGCTCGCCGCGCGAGCCCAGCCAGCGCTGAGCCTGCGCGATGCGGCACTGCCCTTCATGCAAGTGCTGCACGCGGGCATCGCTCAGCACACTCAGCTCGGCGTACTCGACGGCAACGAGGTGGTCTTCCTCGAGCGCCTGTCATCGCCCGGCGCGACGGTCAACTTCACCCGCGTCGCGACCCGGCTGCCGCTGACCCTGTCATCATCCGGGCTCGTGCTGCTCGCGCACGGCGGGTCCGAGCTGCTTGCGCAGGTGCTCGCCCAACCCCTACCGGCCAGGACCGCCCACAGCATCGCCGATCCCCAGAAGCTGCGCAGCTTCCTCGACAACGTCCGCCGCGAAGGCTATGCGTTCTGCCCCGGGTTCCTCCACGAGGACACCACCGGGATGGCGGCACCGCTGCGCAATCGCGCCGGGCACGTCGTCGGCGCCCTGTCGATCGTCGTCCCCAACGATCACCGCGCTCGCAGCGCACTACGCCCGTTACTGGAAAGCGCCCACCAAGCATCCGCCGTACTCAGTGCAAGCCCCGCTCGTCCCCGTCCCAACCAGGAGCAATCATGA
- a CDS encoding MFS transporter produces the protein MTTHIPPTGQPLGPEQTPPDDQPGSDDVLAHVSTGAMTRAQTVAVLVAIFLNVIDGFDVLVMAFTSTSVASYFDLAPDQLGWLLSAGPVGMAIGAIFIAPVADRIGRRPVTLAALVAVTVFMGLSAMATSAGMLGIMRFATGIGVGAMLPNLTTFVSEFSTARWREPAVTLNSLGYALGGLVGGAISVPLIASYGWRAAFWLGAGLGLVGLVATWRFVPESIHYLIGRRPDGALERVNGVLARIGRAPVTALPELTHQERARFRDMFRGSLGRTTILVWIAFFCLLAAFYFANSWTPKLLADSGLSEQQSIVGGVMISLGGVVGALAFALLAIRAPARLLEVGVLICGALSFVLFSFVLSSAIPALISAVLVGIFINAMVAGMYAVVVTRYPAAIRGAGVGWGVGFGRFGAILAPSIAGSLLAAGMEPRSLYFVFAVPMVIAAVAVLCIRSGVASDFAVAKPEGEPKGRGLAAS, from the coding sequence ATGACCACACACATCCCTCCCACTGGCCAGCCGTTAGGGCCCGAGCAGACACCGCCGGATGACCAGCCGGGCTCGGACGACGTCCTCGCTCACGTCAGCACCGGCGCCATGACCCGAGCGCAGACGGTCGCGGTGCTGGTGGCGATCTTCCTCAACGTCATCGACGGCTTCGATGTGCTCGTCATGGCCTTCACCAGTACGTCGGTGGCGAGCTACTTCGATCTCGCTCCCGACCAGCTCGGCTGGCTGTTGAGTGCCGGTCCGGTCGGCATGGCGATCGGTGCGATCTTCATCGCGCCGGTCGCCGACCGGATCGGCCGGCGGCCGGTCACCCTCGCCGCGCTGGTTGCGGTGACGGTGTTCATGGGGCTGTCGGCGATGGCAACGTCCGCGGGGATGCTCGGCATCATGCGCTTTGCCACGGGGATCGGCGTCGGTGCGATGCTGCCCAACCTCACCACGTTTGTCTCGGAGTTCTCGACCGCGCGCTGGCGCGAGCCCGCAGTCACCTTGAACTCACTGGGCTATGCGCTCGGCGGCTTGGTGGGCGGCGCGATCTCGGTGCCGCTGATCGCGAGCTATGGCTGGCGTGCCGCGTTCTGGCTCGGCGCGGGACTCGGGCTCGTCGGCCTGGTGGCCACGTGGCGGTTCGTGCCGGAGTCGATCCACTACCTGATCGGCCGGCGACCGGACGGGGCCCTCGAACGGGTCAACGGCGTCCTCGCCCGCATCGGCCGCGCGCCCGTCACTGCGCTGCCTGAGCTCACCCACCAAGAACGCGCCCGGTTCCGGGACATGTTCCGTGGCAGCCTCGGCCGGACGACGATCCTGGTGTGGATCGCGTTCTTCTGCCTGCTGGCGGCGTTCTACTTCGCCAATAGCTGGACCCCGAAGCTGCTGGCCGACTCGGGTCTGAGCGAACAGCAGAGCATCGTGGGCGGTGTGATGATCAGCCTCGGCGGTGTCGTCGGCGCGCTCGCCTTCGCCCTGCTCGCGATCCGGGCACCCGCTCGGCTGCTGGAGGTCGGCGTACTCATCTGCGGTGCGCTCAGCTTCGTCCTCTTCTCCTTCGTGCTGAGCAGTGCCATCCCCGCGCTGATCAGCGCCGTACTTGTCGGCATCTTCATCAACGCGATGGTCGCCGGGATGTACGCCGTCGTCGTCACCCGCTACCCGGCCGCGATTCGCGGCGCCGGTGTGGGCTGGGGTGTCGGGTTCGGTCGGTTCGGCGCGATTCTCGCGCCCAGCATCGCCGGATCGCTGCTGGCCGCGGGGATGGAGCCGCGCAGCCTCTACTTCGTCTTCGCGGTCCCGATGGTGATCGCGGCCGTCGCGGTCCTCTGCATCCGAAGCGGTGTGGCTAGCGACTTCGCGGTCGCCAAGCCGGAAGGGGAACCGAAGGGACGGGGGCTCGCCGCTTCCTAG
- a CDS encoding LLM class F420-dependent oxidoreductase, producing MDLRIFIEPQQGASYDDQLAVARATEELGFDAFFRSDHYLVMGDGDGLPGPTDAMVTLAGLARDTTSVRLGTLVSSSTFRYPGVLAISAAQIDQMSGGRLELGLGTGWYEAEHQAYGIPFPALGERFERLDEQLQILTGLWGTPVGDTFDFSGDYYTITDSPALPKPAQPGGVPIIIGGGGTKRTPRLAARYAAEFNRVFAPLGEIEQQFERVRQACERIERDPATMVLSCGFVACVGRDDAEVSRRAAAIGREVSELKENGLAGTVGEVAEKLERIAQTGATRVYFQVLDLHDLDHLALIAEYLHN from the coding sequence ATGGACCTACGAATCTTCATCGAGCCCCAGCAGGGAGCGTCGTACGACGACCAGCTCGCCGTCGCCCGCGCTACCGAAGAACTCGGCTTCGACGCGTTCTTCCGCAGCGACCACTACCTAGTGATGGGCGACGGCGACGGGCTGCCCGGCCCCACCGACGCGATGGTCACGCTCGCCGGCCTGGCGCGCGACACCACCAGCGTGCGGCTGGGGACCTTGGTGAGCTCGTCGACGTTCCGCTACCCGGGTGTGCTGGCAATCAGCGCCGCGCAGATCGACCAGATGAGCGGCGGCCGACTCGAGCTCGGCCTGGGCACCGGGTGGTACGAAGCCGAGCACCAGGCATACGGCATCCCCTTCCCGGCGCTCGGGGAGCGCTTCGAGCGGCTGGATGAGCAGCTGCAGATCCTCACCGGTCTGTGGGGTACGCCGGTCGGCGACACGTTCGACTTCTCCGGCGACTACTACACGATCACCGACTCGCCAGCGCTGCCCAAGCCGGCCCAGCCCGGCGGCGTACCGATCATCATCGGCGGGGGAGGGACGAAGCGTACGCCGCGGCTGGCCGCGCGGTACGCCGCCGAGTTCAACCGCGTTTTCGCACCTCTGGGTGAGATTGAGCAGCAGTTCGAGCGCGTGCGTCAGGCCTGCGAACGGATCGAGCGCGACCCGGCGACGATGGTGCTCTCGTGCGGCTTCGTGGCCTGCGTCGGGCGCGACGATGCCGAGGTCAGCCGGCGCGCCGCCGCGATCGGACGCGAGGTCAGCGAGCTGAAGGAGAACGGTCTGGCCGGGACGGTCGGCGAGGTCGCCGAGAAGCTGGAGCGGATCGCACAGACCGGCGCGACGCGGGTCTACTTCCAGGTGCTGGACCTGCATGACTTAGACCATCTGGCGCTCATCGCCGAGTACCTGCACAATTAG
- a CDS encoding acyl-CoA synthetase has translation MYPGKWASEAPDRPAAVLTETGEELTYAQLEERSAKLAHWFREQGLQRGDVVALLATNSLEHFEIYWAVMRSGLYLTPINFHLLPSEVSYILDDSDAQVLIASADLGDLAKEALAAAPKVRKALAYGGQIDGFEDYVAAYAGQPSGDLDDDRAGRAMLYSSGTTGKPKGVRQPLPEESVKSDGDGALNVVAPIFGFGDQTRYLSPAPLYHAAPLRYSGQIQVWGGTVYVMPRFDAEDALRQIDRYQITHSQWVPTMFVRMLKLPEQTRGEYDVSSMQVAIHAAAPCPQDVKRAMIDWWGPVLWEYYAGSEGNGTTIINSEQWLTKPGSVGKPATTVVHICDDEGNELPVGEIGKVYFESERPPFEYYKSPEKTASSRHPRHEKWTAIGDLGYVDEDGFLFLAERQSFVIISGGVNIYPQEIEDALTMHPSVGDVAVIGVDDADLGEVVKAVVELVDGVPANDDTREALMEHLRERVAKYKLPRTIDFTERLPRTPTGKLRKHQLRAQYQ, from the coding sequence ATGTATCCAGGCAAGTGGGCCAGCGAAGCGCCCGACCGCCCCGCCGCCGTACTCACCGAGACCGGTGAGGAGCTCACCTACGCCCAGCTTGAGGAGCGCTCTGCCAAGCTGGCGCACTGGTTCCGCGAGCAGGGCCTGCAGCGCGGTGACGTCGTGGCGTTGCTGGCGACAAACTCCCTGGAGCACTTCGAGATCTACTGGGCCGTGATGCGCTCGGGGCTGTACCTGACCCCGATCAACTTCCACCTGCTGCCCTCCGAGGTCAGCTACATCCTCGACGACAGCGACGCCCAGGTGCTCATCGCCTCGGCCGACCTCGGCGATCTTGCCAAAGAAGCCCTGGCCGCAGCGCCAAAAGTGCGAAAGGCGCTGGCGTACGGCGGGCAGATCGACGGGTTCGAGGACTACGTCGCGGCGTACGCCGGTCAGCCGTCGGGCGATCTTGATGACGACCGCGCCGGACGCGCGATGCTCTACTCGTCGGGCACGACCGGCAAACCCAAAGGCGTGCGCCAGCCGCTGCCGGAGGAGTCGGTGAAGTCCGATGGCGACGGCGCGCTCAACGTCGTCGCGCCGATCTTCGGCTTCGGTGACCAGACTCGCTACTTGTCTCCGGCGCCGCTCTATCACGCCGCCCCACTGCGCTACTCGGGCCAGATTCAGGTCTGGGGTGGGACCGTATATGTAATGCCGCGTTTCGATGCTGAAGACGCCCTGCGGCAGATTGACCGCTACCAGATCACCCACAGCCAGTGGGTGCCGACGATGTTCGTGCGGATGCTCAAGCTGCCCGAGCAGACCCGAGGTGAGTACGACGTGTCGAGCATGCAGGTCGCGATCCACGCCGCGGCGCCGTGCCCGCAGGACGTGAAGCGCGCGATGATCGATTGGTGGGGCCCGGTGCTGTGGGAGTACTACGCCGGCTCAGAAGGCAACGGCACCACGATCATCAACTCCGAGCAGTGGCTGACCAAGCCCGGCTCGGTCGGCAAACCGGCCACGACCGTCGTGCACATCTGTGACGACGAGGGCAACGAGCTGCCGGTTGGGGAGATCGGCAAGGTCTACTTCGAGTCCGAGCGTCCGCCGTTCGAGTACTACAAGTCCCCGGAGAAGACGGCCTCCTCGCGTCACCCGCGGCACGAGAAGTGGACTGCGATCGGCGATCTCGGGTACGTCGACGAAGACGGCTTCCTCTTCCTGGCCGAACGCCAGTCGTTCGTGATCATCTCCGGTGGAGTCAACATCTACCCGCAGGAGATCGAGGACGCGCTGACCATGCATCCGTCGGTGGGCGACGTCGCGGTCATCGGCGTGGACGACGCGGATCTTGGCGAAGTCGTGAAGGCGGTCGTCGAGCTGGTGGACGGCGTACCGGCGAACGATGACACCCGCGAGGCGCTGATGGAGCACCTGCGTGAGCGGGTCGCGAAGTACAAGCTGCCGCGCACGATCGACTTCACCGAGCGGCTGCCGCGGACGCCGACCGGCAAGCTGCGCAAGCACCAGCTCCGCGCTCAGTACCAGTAG
- a CDS encoding TetR/AcrR family transcriptional regulator yields MSPTSSADQAAAPPRRNDRRRARTRARLIAAAREMLVNPHYAERSIAEITEAADVGLGSFYNHFASKPELFDAAVAEVLEEHGALIDAATSDITDPAEAFAVGVRYTGRLVITHPQIAQVLATKGMSLLDATTGLAPRLRRLLVAGQKSGRFADIRPEVAAVSVGGSLLGLLHLWLGAPESVDESWCDEMVERLLVMLGLDATEATTLARAPLP; encoded by the coding sequence ATGTCACCGACGTCTTCGGCTGATCAGGCCGCCGCTCCCCCGCGGCGCAACGACCGACGGCGCGCCCGCACGCGGGCGCGGCTCATCGCAGCGGCGCGCGAGATGCTGGTCAACCCGCACTACGCCGAGCGCTCCATCGCCGAGATCACTGAAGCCGCCGACGTCGGGCTCGGCTCGTTCTACAACCACTTCGCCAGCAAACCGGAGCTGTTTGACGCCGCGGTAGCCGAGGTGCTTGAGGAGCACGGCGCGCTCATTGACGCGGCAACCTCCGACATCACCGATCCGGCTGAGGCGTTCGCGGTCGGCGTGCGTTACACCGGCCGGCTGGTCATCACCCACCCGCAGATCGCCCAGGTTCTCGCCACCAAAGGAATGTCGCTGCTCGATGCAACGACGGGCCTCGCCCCGCGGCTGCGCCGACTGCTGGTTGCCGGCCAGAAGTCGGGCCGCTTCGCCGACATCCGCCCCGAGGTCGCTGCGGTCTCCGTCGGAGGATCGCTACTCGGACTGCTGCACCTCTGGCTCGGGGCCCCGGAGTCGGTCGACGAGTCGTGGTGCGACGAGATGGTCGAGCGGCTGCTGGTGATGCTCGGCCTCGACGCGACCGAAGCCACCACCCTCGCCCGGGCCCCACTTCCCTAG